The Primulina eburnea isolate SZY01 chromosome 6, ASM2296580v1, whole genome shotgun sequence genome contains a region encoding:
- the LOC140833783 gene encoding LOW QUALITY PROTEIN: mitochondrial uncoupling protein 3 (The sequence of the model RefSeq protein was modified relative to this genomic sequence to represent the inferred CDS: inserted 1 base in 1 codon), producing the protein MNAGDHDVRKILLTSLSAMVAETTTFPMDLLKTRLQLHGESLRSVNPASTFKIALQVARXDGVLGLYRGISPAIFRHMLYTPIRIVVYEHLRGIAVNFSDDSIPFYSKAVIGGISGGIAQVIASPADLIKVRMQADGRMVSQGLQPRYSGLFNALTKIIHSEGYVGLWKGVSPNVQRAFLVNMGELACYDHAKRFIIENQICSDNIYAHTMSSFMSGLSATTLSCPADVVKTRMMNQATGVESKFRYRNSYDCLVKTVRIEGFRALWKGFLPTWARLGPWQFVFWVSYEKFRHITGLTSF; encoded by the exons ATGAACGCCGGCGACCATGACGTCAGGAAAATCCTGCTTACGTCACTCTCGGCGATGGTGGCGGAAACGACGACGTTCCCAATGGACTTGCTCAAAACGCGGCTGCAGCTCCACGGCGAGTCCCTACGATCGGTGAACCCAGCCTCAACGTTTAAAATCGCTTTGCAGGTAGCTC ACGATGGCGTTTTGGGTCTGTACCGAGGTATTTCCCCCGCTATTTTCCGGCACATGCTGTACACACCAATCCGAATTGTAGTCTACGAGCATTTGCGCGGGATCGCTGTAAATTTCTCCGATGATTCGATACCTTTCTACAGCAAAGCGGTAATTGGTGGGATTTCAGGCGGTATTGCTCAG GTAATTGCAAGCCCTGCTGATCTCATCAAAGTGAGGATGCAAGCAGATGGTCGCATGGTGAGCCAAGGTTTACAACCTAGGTACTCAGGGCTGTTCAATGCCTTAACCAAGATCATTCACTCTGAAGGATATGTAGGACTTTGGAAAGGCGTTTCCCCTAATGTCCAAAGAGCATTCTTAGTTAACATGGGTGAATTAGCTTGCTACGACCACGCCAAACGATTCATTATCGAAAATCAGATTTGTAGTGACAACATCTATGCTCACACTATGTCTTCCTTCATGTCCGGTCTTTCAGCTACTACATTGAGCTGTCCAGCAGACGTAGTTAAGACTAGAATGATGAACCAAGCCACTGGGGTGGAAAGCAAGTTTAGATATAGAAACTCCTATGATTGTCTTGTGAAGACTGTTAGAATCGAGGGATTTCGAGCGCTGTGGAAGGGATTTCTGCCTACGTGGGCTAGGCTCGGCCCATGGCAATTTGTGTTCTGGGTCTCGTACGAAAAATTCCGTCATATTACGGGCTTAACATCCTTCTGA